The genomic window TTCCTCCAATGTGACCTCACCTTGTTTGCATAGTACTTTCCAGCTTTCAAAGCACTTTCACGAATAGACCCTCATCAAGGCCTCACAAAATCCTGTGAGGTAGGTAGGACAAGGGACCGTTACCTCCACTGTCCAAGTGCGAGAACACGCTCAGTTTTCACACGGCTTGTCTCAAACCACAGCGTATTAGAGCCAGGACCAGGACACAGTTCTTCCTTGCCATTGTGCTTCACCACTCTATCCTGAGAAGTCAACGCATAAGGCAGGATTGTGCAACCTGACCAAAAGGTAAGCGGAGCAGGGGAGAAGCTAGATCCCATGTAAGCCATTTCCAGGTGTGGAAATGCACACAGACTTCTGGCTGAGTTCAAGTACAAGTTTCCTCTCCTAGGCCACACCATTCCCTCTTCTAGACAGACAGAGGTGTATCGTGACCACTGGGCCTCGGCTGACAGAACAAAGATCTCATTTCTCAGCTGCAACAGAGCTGCAGCCAGTAGGCTGCTAAGCAGATCACTCCTGAAGCACTTACTCAAGACTGAACGGTTACAGTGGAAGAGGTTCCAACACCggatgctggccccaaagttctATTCATTTATTACACAGAGAAAACCTGAGAAGGAGGACAGGGAAGAAGTCTGGATCACATCCACTCACAAAACCACGGTGGTTTAAGTGAGATACACCTCTGGTCAATAAGGCCCAGACTTAAACTCATCTGGGGCACTTGGCCACTTGTAAGGTCTCCAGGTGCCAGGATTCAATCTGTCACATCAGTTTAAGAAACAGAGCTATCTGGATGAAACTACTTGGGTTCCACTCTCTCTAATGTAAGAATccttttcggccggcgccgcggctcactaggctaatcctccgcctgcagtgccagcacaccgggttctagtcccagtcggggcgccggattctgtcccggttgccccccttccaggccagctctctgctgtggccagggagtgcagtggaggatggcccaagtgcttgggccctgcaccccatgggagaccaggataagcacctgcctcctgccttcggatcagtgtggtgcgccggccgcggcagccattggagggtgaaccaacagcaaaggaagacctttctctctctctctcaatgtccactctgtcaaaaaaaaaaaaaaaaaaaaaaaaaagaatccttttcATAGCCTCTAAACAAGtgtcccaatttttaaaaatttcatactGGGATGTCCCCTCTAGCTGTTTCTACAGAACAAATCATACCCCTGAATTTGAGGAAAATGTCACCAACCTTGTAACAGGAATAAAAACACAATCAACAGGTAGAAGTCAGAAGTATGGTATAGCATAAGGGATGCTAAGCTAGGAATTAAAAGGCCTTAGTTCTAAATCCAGTATCACTGACTGGTTTAAGATCTTAGGGAACTTAACCATTTATTTCCTCATCTGACAAATATGTCTTATCTATAAGATTTCAAGTGAGAAGATAAAAGTACCTTGTAAGGTATAAACGGCTATGGGATGACAAGGAACTATGATACTTCAAACCTAGGAATAACCAGAGGTTTATTTTCCTATAGAATATTATCTCTTGTCTCTAGTAAGACAAAATGCCATCCATCTGCACAAGCAAGCTTGGAAAtttccagagatgatttaaaaaaaaaagtgaactatcACAACTTGGTACTCAACACACCCCTCGCCAGAGCCAGATTCCTTATCTACCAAATGTGAAAAGCTCTATATTCCTTCCCTCACTGGAACAGTCCTCCAATCTCTCATTTCATGGCTCATGAATAGAGTAAGCTAAAAATAGTAGCCTGTGGTCTAAGATTCCTTTAAAAGCAGAGGCTGAGCTGACCCTCAGGAATGGCAAAACCACCTAGAGAATGCAACAGCAACCAGAAATGTCCACTCAAAGAAAAAGTAGGAAAAGAGCTTATAGACAGAtttgggaggtggggggtggtgtGGAGCAACCTCTAGACACTGTCAGGGATTAAGGAACCATACACATTCCTGAATATTTTGTCCAAATTCCTGACTCTAAAAAGACCTAagaaaaaaacactcaacaaaaacCTCAATGGGTTTACAAGAGCAACTGGATATCTACTAACCCCTACTTTGCTGGGTTTTATTAAGAGACCAAACAGTGAAATTTGGAAATTGAGTTCACATGGAAAATTCAACTGATCACCAAGATAAGCCAGGTATATAATTGATGATCCCCCAAAAAGTCATCTGATATAGTCCCATCACAGTGATAGTCAAACTCAGCCCTAGTCCTGCCAAAGATGCCCATAAACCCATCAACTTCTTGGCCAGTGAGGAAAAACCAGAGATTTGCACAACTCCAAGGATTTACTTGCCTGGAGAGCCAGTTCAAGGAAACTTGTGAAAGATCACTGCACTGCGACGAGCAAGGAATGCTTTACAGAGCCCTAATGGTCTGCAGTCCTCACAGCTCCTCCAGTGCCCAAATTCAGAGAACACAGAAAAATGAGTCTGCCAGTTCTGAAAATCCTTAACATTATGAAACTACAGAGTCCTGCATACAAAGAAAGGAGGTATTTCCCACCTCTGACTTTCAGACTCCCTAGGCTGTTCCTGAACTGTTGATCTCTGAACACTCAAGAGGATGCTGCTGTGATTACAACCCACTGTTGCTATGGAGATTTTTCCCTCTACAAATCATATCTAAGCTCCTACAGTAACCAAGCAACTATGTTTCTCCTGTGGAATGAAACAGTGCTGGTCGTTCCATGTAATACCAAACTTCTGTGCTTTTCAAAACCCTGACAGCCAACACGGGGAAAATCAAATGCCAATTCTCTGCCCAGGAAATGAGTAAGCTATTTACAGAGCCAGAGCCTGTCTCTTCTGCGCAATTCTCAACTTCAAAACCTCACCTGCTTTCATACCAGAGAGAAACAGGCACTGTGGGAGGACATCAGGTCAAAATCTCCCCCACAGTCTTCACATCTGTATCAGAAGCTCTGCTTAGTATCAACCTAATTACACATGACCGCGGAACACACTCCCTGAGGAAATCGAAGCATTTCTTCAGATCCAGTGTTTACAAAGGGACAACAGGCACACCTGTGATTTTCAGAGCCAGTCAAAGTTCACGTGCAGTTATTATGCACTTCACCCCATCACTTGCTATTGGCCCAACGCAAATGCAGTCAAATTTTTGGCTTTCTCTACAACCTAAAGGCAATATGAATTGAATGGACTGTCTCCTCGCATCTGAGATTCTCAGCTCCCAATCTAAGAGACACCCTGCCCAAGAACCACAAAATAAACATGATAATTAAAACTCTTCTAAGAGTTGCCGACCCAAATCCACTTGTTGGTCAAACACCCAGTCTGGGATCCTCCCCATTCCTttcctttaaaagcaaaaatccaGGCACCAGCCTGCCTGCCTCAGAGCCCCCAGCAGGAAAGCCTGATTCCGGATAGTCGTGGACTTGCTTAACCTGGCTTGAGGAAAAGAGAATGCAGGATTAATGCAGAACAAGGACTTCCTCCTAGCTAACGGACACCATGACCCTCCACACTTCCATTAACAGAAAGGACAAGGAATGGCCTTTCCAGGACAGCAAATGAAGTATCTCGGTGGGAACCAACAAGCACCTGCATCCATGCTCATCTCCTATCCTCAGAGTTTCCCACACAGGATGTGCGCAGGTACGACTCCAACACCGGGGCTGGGGGTTCAGGTTAGGGGATCCCAATCCCAAGCCGCATCCTCCAAGGTGACATGGCCGAAGTTCACACTCACGTGTTCCCAAGAGGTACAGAAACTGGCCAAACACTATGACAGGAGCTGTTCCATCGACTCttgttaaaattaaagaaaaataactaagGGGATAAGAACTCAGACTGGAAAAAAGTCAACTGAGCCCCCCAAAACAGTCAGCCCTAAATTTTGGTGACACGTTTTTCTCCAAGGAAGTGCAAACGAGTGCAAATCCTCCCTGAGGACTAATACTACCAACGCGATGACGACTGCTGCGGACACCGTGTGGAGCCAGCACTTCACGAGGACCTCTCAAACTCCCCTGTCCTCCCGCCCCTCGGTCACAGGATGGCCCCTTGCGAGGCCACCAAGCCCTGGGACAAAGGCCTGGCAAGTAAAGGCTATGCAGAAGGGGCTTTCTTAAAACAAGCCTCCTTCCACCTGCGAAAGGTTATGGTTTCCAGTTGATGCAAAAATCGAGCCCAGTGgaggaggaaattaaaaaaaaaaaaaaaaaaaagtatgagggaGCTGGAAAGCACAGCGTTGCCACGTCCAACCCAGCACACACTGAGGGCCACCGTGATCCGGAAGGGGCCCCGCCTGTCCCCACGCCAGACAAGACACAAAGACCCCAGCCCGATGCATGTCCAAGGGCCCCGTTACCTTCCGCTCGGGAGCATTCATCGAGAGGGACCACGAGGGCGGCCTTGGGGCGTCCGCCCCCACCTGTTCCCTCTTCCCTGGCTCTGCCCGACGTCTGGCGAGGACGTGGGGAAGTGGCGAAATCTTCCCCGCTCCACGGTCCGGCTTGTGCCCGTCACTTCCCAATTTCCGCTCGGTGCCAGCCGAGGAGACCGGGAGAAGGCGCGCCCCCGGTACACTCGCGAGTCTCTGGCGCGCCCCCGGCCccgtcgccgccgccgcgcccACCCAGAGCCGCTTCCTCCCACTCGGTGAGTGATGCCCGGAccgcaggggaggaggggggctcTACCCAACTGCGCCCCCAGCACCTCCGGGCTCGCTCCCGCgcactgccctgcccctccccgccgggCAGTGGCCGACCCCCGGGTAAGGGGCGTGGCTAACAGGCAGAGTGCCCCGAGCGCGCCCCCGCGTTACCTTTCACCACGTCACACTCGATGACGCGTCCGCGGCGCTCGAAGAGGCTGCGCAACTCCTGGCTCGTGCATGCAGCCGACACATTGCCCACAAAGATCTTCCAAGTGTTGAGGGGCCTCGGGCGCGACATCTCCACCACGAGCGCGCGCCCCGGCCGCAGCTCGTGGCCGTGCAGGGCCTCGATGGCGCGCAGCGCGCCCGCGTTCTCGCGCATGTGCACGAAGGCGAACTGTTTCATGACGGCGCAGCTCATGACCGTGCCGTAGGGCGCGAAGAGGGCTGCCAGCTCCTCCGGCGTCGTATCCGCCCCGTCGACGTTGCCCACGAAAATCTTCATTTTGCCGCGGCAGCCGCCTTCCCGGAGACCCGGGACCGCTCCTCCAGCGACAGGCGAGACGACCGTCCGACCGGCAGTCCTCCTCAGGAATGGCTGGCGACCGAGAACCCCGCCGCGCAGGCGCCCTGGCCTAGCCAATCGGGAGCCGCATCCCGCGCGTCCGCCAGCCAATCAGAACGGCTTAGAGAAAATGCTCGCGGACCCAGCCAATCCCAGAGGGCCTGGAGCCCGCTCGGTAgcggaggggtgggagagggaagacGGCGCGCGACCAACCGCCGCTGCCCGGGGGCGGCGGTGAGGGGGGCGCTGGGGACGCGCGCGGGCGGCCGCGAGGCCTAGTTGGTGAGGCGGCCTCTGTCCCGGGTGGGGCCGGACCCGGCGGGCCACAAGGAAAAACTTTGTTCAGTTGGAGATCAGGGCTCCTCCCGTCCTGGCAGCGTTTGCCAGATCCGCGCCTGAAGATGGCAGCGTGAGTGTCCGCGGGCGGAGCCCGGACAAACGCCGCCTTCAGGCAGCGCgcggcgggccgggccgggccgggccgggccgggccgggccgggccgggctgggcggCCCGCGGGGGCCCGAGCGACGGCGGCCCCGAGAAGCCCCCGTGCCGCTGGGCCGTCCTTTGTGAGCACTTTGGGGTCGCTGAAGCGCTGGCGGACGGGGAGCACCCTGGTGGAATTACGGGCGGAGATGACTGAAGTTTTCCACAACAGAAAGTTGAATGAAATAGAAAAGAGAGATCCTTGAGGAGGCAAAAGTTgagccttgaaaaaaaaatcttttttttttaaccaacagGTTtggatatgaaaataaaaacatttctcgTGGCAGAAGACGTCAAAAACAGTTACTTGACAAACCCGGGAAGAGACTTACCTGTTCATTTAACTCATTTGATTGAACACCTCCCACGTAGACACCAAGGatgtatcagttaaaaaaaaaaaatgacaaaaacccCAGCCTTCTTGGAGAGTACGTTATAGTAGGGAGAGACACAGCAAAGTAAAATATGTCTAGAGTGATTGATGGATGGTGATAAAGTAGGCCAGCATgggggtgcagctggttaagccaccacttgcgactccagcatcctgtGTCAGAATCCTTGGAGCCCTCACCGTTCTGCTTCCGCTCTgtttaatgcacctaggaaaaccaaaaagatggtccaagtgcttgggtccctgccacccaagtgggagaccctgatggggttccaggctcctggcatcagccagTGGCAGCCACTGGgcaagtgacccagtggatggaagatccctctctgtcactctgtctttcaagcaagtaaatattaaaaaccaaGCAAACGAACAAAAAGATACGCTGTAACCAAGGGAATAAGCTGTTCTCTGGGACGATCTTTCTAGCCTGAATGTACCAAAGTCCTGGGGCAGGAGCAAGTCCGGCTGGTTCAAAGAAGGACAAAGAATcaatgtgggggccggtgctgtggtataggggttaaagccccagcctgcagtgccagcatcccatgtgggcactggtttgagtcccagctgctccacttcccatccagctctctgctatggcctgggaaagcagtagaagatggcccaagtccttgggccactgcacccgtgtgggagacccggaggaggcctctggctcctggctctggatcagcacagctccagccatttcggccagttggggagtgaatcagcagacagaggacctctctctctctctctctgcctctcctctctctgtgtaactctgaccttcaaataataaataaatctttttaaaaagcagcaatgTGGCTATTGCCTGGAACAGGATGAATGCTAGGAAGGGAGAGTAGGGGGTGAGAGGGTAGGAAGGCCAGACATGGGACACCTGTAGGACACTGAAATGACTTTGACTGGAAACCTGTGGAGGGCATAGGACAGACTTACACGTTGTAATTATAAAACTTCTTGTAAATACCATTCTGGCTGCTCTTGGGATaagcaaaaacaaatgagaaagaatTGCTCAAAACAATGACTGCTACTGAAAAAATCCCAGAGAGACCTGTGAGGTGGATCAGGGTAGCCATAGTCTGGGGAGAATCGGGAGAAGCAGTCAAATTCAGATGTGGTGTGACGGTGGAAGGAAGGCTCTGTGTGATTAATGTGAGCTGAGAGAGGAGCCAAAATGGCACAGAGGAAACAGAAGCATTGAACTGCCTCTTACCAACATGAGTAATACTGCAAGAGAAACCTATTTTCTAATGAAGATTAgaaatccaggggctggcgccgtggcacagtgggttaaagcccaggcctgcagggccggcatcccatatggaccctggttcgaatcccagctcacTGGtgccaatccagctcactgctatggcgtgcgaaagcagtggaagatggcccgagtgcttgggccctgcacccacgtgggagaccctgaggaagctcctggctcctggcttcggattagctcagctctggccgttgaggttgtttggggagtgaactaatggatggaagacctttctgtgactctgtctttcaaataaataaatctcaacaaggaaaaaaaagaaagaaaagagaaacccAGTATTGGAGATTTCTGTGCTCAGATATCTTTTGTGTTCCCCAAATAGGACACATACGATGGAACCTAAATCAGAGGGTAAGGCCGTGGGAGATAATTTGATCAGGAGGGCAGATCCCTCAAAAATGttgtggtgttgtggcacagcaggttaagttgccacttaggaCCCCTGTATCATGTATTGGAGTTcctagttcaaatcctggctactccacttccaacccagcttcctgtgagtATGTGTATGTGGAAGGCTCCAGAACCTGAGTCCCTGCCGCTCATGCAAGACCCAgatagaactcctggctcctggcttctgcccggcccagccctgactgctgtgaaCATCCGGGGAGTGATtaagcagatgggagcactctctgtctctgcccccagtcactctgcctttcaaataagtctttaagaaaaaaatttcatttaattttaaaagaaggaaaggggGACTGGTGTTGCAGTGTGGTAGGttgtaatgctagcatcccatttgaatgccagtttgggtcccaactgctctgcttccaatccagctccttgctaatgcacctgggaaagtaatggaagacgacccaagtacttgggcccctgccaaccacatgggagacctggatgggtaccagttcaagttctggctgctccttgtccgatccagctctctgctatgatctgggaaagcagttggagatggcccaagtccttgggcccctgcacccacaagggagacccagaagaagcttttggctcctggcttcagatcaacacacctccggccgttgtggccatctggggagtgaaccattaaatggaagactttctctctctctctctctctctctctctctctctctctctctctctcctttctctctgtgtaactgacagagtggacagtgagagagagacacagagaaaggtcttccttttccattggttcaccccacaatggccgctgcggccggcgcaccatgctgatccgaagccaggagccaggtgcctcctcctggtctcccatgcgggtgcagggcccaacgacctgggccatcctccactgcactccctggccacagcagagagctggcctggaagaggggcaaccgggacagaatccggcgccccaactgggactagaacctggtgtgccagtgccgcaggtggaggatttacctagtgagctgcagcgccgccTAACTCTGAGTTTGACTCACATTCTGCCAGGTATCCACCGCCATACTCTGAGGTACAGAATGGTTCTATCTCCTTAGAAGACTtccctgggccggcgctgtggcacagcaagttaagctgccatttgcagcacctacatcccatatggacgccacttcacgtcctgactgctccacttcccatccagctccctgctagtgcacctgggaaagcagccgaagatgccccaagtgcgtgggcccctgtgctcacatgggagacccaaatgaagctcctggctttggcctggcccagccccagccatggcaaccatttgggaaatgaaccagcatatagaagatctctctctctctctctgtaattctgactttttttttttttttttttttttttgacaggcagagtggacagtgagagagagagagacagagagaaaggtcttcctttgccgttggttcaccctccaatggccgccactgcagccggcgcaccgcgctgatccgatggcaggagccaggatccaggtgcttttcctggtctcccatggggtgcagggcccaagcacctgggccatcctccactgcactccctggccatagcagagagctggcctggaagaggggcaaccgggacagaatccggcgccctgaccgggactagaacccggtgtgccggcgccgcaaggtggaggattagcctattgagccacggcgccggcccaattctgactttcaaataaatacgttaaaaagaaaaaaaaaggaaaaattcctCCCGCTGTTGCTTTGCAGTCTTCCCTGAGCCTCCAGCAAACATCTGTTTCCTTTCACTGTGGTTCTACCTATTCCCAAGCATCGTACAGATGGTGTTACGCTGCACGCAGCATAGTGCACTGGgattcactgattcactgcctGCTTCACAGTtagtgtttttcatttttttttttttagaccaaTGGCTTACCTTGTCTGGATATGCCACAAGGCTTTCCATTTCCCAGGTGAAGGACATctggattgtttccagttttggaAGGTTATGACTAAGGTCGTGAACATGTATTTGTGCAAATAGAAGTCTTACTTTTGCTTGGTAAACATCTGTTAAGTTCAAAGTCATTTTGAGCAATAACAAGATATTAAAAAGTGTTGAGTGCTATATCAGGTGCACAGTAAGATCAAAAAATGCAGTTTTTAGGAAAGTGTGCTACAGAATTCTATTATAAGTCAAATGGAAAGAATCTACTTACAGCAGCCCAACCTGAATTTTATTTAGCACAGAGGCTATCTGCCAGAATTTTCTAGTTTCTGCAGCAACAATCCATTTGGAATTATAAAGTCCTgtatggctcttttttttttttaatgcttatctttatctacttgaaaactagagggacagagagagacggagatcttccatccactggttcacccctaaatgcccacaacactgggaactgggccaggcccaagctggggcagggaactcaatccagctgtcctacatgggtggcagggacccaattacttgagccatcactgctgcttgccgtggtctgcattagcaggaattctgAAGTAAAATGCAGAGACAGATATCAAATTCAGCAACCCTCATATGGGACactgggatcttttttttttttttaagatttattttatttatttgaaaggcagagttatagagagagagagagagagagagagagagagagagagagagaggtcttctatctgctgattcactccccaaatggctgccatgactgggttgggtcaggccgaagccaggagccaggagcttcttccaggtctcccacatgagtgcaggggcccaaggacttgggccatcttctactgctttcccaggcacattaacagggagctggatagtaagtggagcagccgggacttgaaccagcacccacatgggatgcccaagTTGCACATAGTGGCtcaactcactatgccacaatgtctgccccccttcttgttgttgttctttgtttttgaagatttttttaaaaagattttatttatttatttgagaggtagagttacagacagtgagagggagagacagagacaaagttcttccttccattggttcactccccagatggccgcaacggccagggctgcacagatccaaagccaggagccaggagcctcctccaggtctcccacgtgagtgcaggagcccaaggacttgggccatcctccactgctttagcatagagctggactggaagaggggcagctgggactagaaccagcgcccgcatgggatgccagcgccacaggcagaggatcaacctactgcaccacagcgctggcccctgtttttgaagattttatgtatttatttgagaggcagagttacagacagagagggggagaaacagagagaaaggtgctccatccactggttcactccccaaacggctgcaatggcaggagctgggccaatctgaagccaggagccaggagcttcctttgggtctccggcgcaggtgcaggggcccaagcacttgggccatcttccactgtcttcccaagccatagcagagagctggattggaaaaggagtagctgggacttgaaccggtgcccacataggatgccagtaccacaggtggaggctcagcccactatacCGCCGCAGCGCCGCCCTGCCCATCCCCACCACCTCTtctttaagattgatttgttgggcctggcattgtggcatagcgtgtaaagtcactgcctgtaacaccagcactccgtgtgagtgccagttcgagtcccggctgctccacttctgatccagctccctgctaatggcctgagaaaagcggAGGATGatgacacaagtgtttgggccccgccacccgcatgggagacccggaagctcctggctcctggcttcagccttctctggctgttgcatccatctggggcacgaaccagcagatgcaagatctctctttctctgtctctgcctcttcctgtgtaactcagattttcaaaataagtaaatctttaaaaaaattaaatgacttatttatttgaaaggcaaggttacttACAGAGAGGGAGCGAGACCTTGccgcctctggttcactccccagatggctgcaaatgccagagaaagctgaagccaagaacgtCTTCTGGGTCTTggattgcaggagcccaagcacttgggccatctgctgctgctttcccaggcacattagcagggagctggatcagcagtggagcagctgggactcgaaccagcccacCATGTAGGATGctagtgtcccaggtggcagcttaacccactgcacgcCGCTTGTCCCTTGGGGTGCTAGTGTCTTAatggctaggctaaatgctcactcctCCACTGTCTGtctgtttagatttattttatattatgtgaaaggcagagtgacagagagagggagagacaaagatttttccatccattggttcgcttcTCAAACAGCTTTAGCagttgggactaggccaggccaaagccacaagccaggaactccatccaggtctcccacatgggtagcaggggctgtcatccactgccctccctccctgaaCCATTTTTTACACTAAATTTCATGATTCTCCACAAATATTTGGAACCATGGTTCTCAGCCCTGCCATATACAATATCCCATTTTTGTAACAAATGTTTTTGTAATGCCCTGTGGATATGCTACAATAATCATATATTCTACTTTCATTCACgtaaaaaaatactttctttcgcccattaaaaaaaaaaaaa from Oryctolagus cuniculus chromosome 1, mOryCun1.1, whole genome shotgun sequence includes these protein-coding regions:
- the RBM14 gene encoding RNA-binding protein 14 isoform X3, which codes for MKIFVGNVDGADTTPEELAALFAPYGTVMSCAVMKQFAFVHMRENAGALRAIEALHGHELRPGRALVVEMSRPRPLNTWKIFVGNVSAACTSQELRSLFERRGRVIECDVVKDYAFVHMEKEADAKAAIAQLNGKEVKGKRINVELSTKGMVPTGV
- the RBM14 gene encoding RNA-binding protein 14 isoform X4 — its product is MKIFVGNVDGADTTPEELAALFAPYGTVMSCAVMKQFAFVHMRENAGALRAIEALHGHELRPGRALVVEMSRPRPLNTWKIFVGNVSAACTSQELRSLFERRGRVIECDVVKGMVPTGV